The stretch of DNA AATACAAattcacattttaaaaaaataaaaatataaatcacaACGGTGGATCATAGCACACACGATAAATGGATTCAgtagaaaattaaataataaggtagttttctttaaaaaaaattaaaatgaaagttattatttttaaaaatttaaatcacgggagataaaataaaatgtaaaaaaatacATGATATATATAGTTAGATGGTTATATATATAGTGTTTTgataatcaaaaaaaaaaaaaaaaaatcaatgtcATACAAAAGGTTTTTGTAAATGAAGTTTAACTTTAATAAACAGTACAGattaagaataaaatctaaACCCGAGCCAACATTACTCTACACCCAAAAACAATATGTTAGGAGTagttctcttgtgagatggtctcacaaatctttatctgtgagacgggtcaaccctaccgatattcacaataaaaaacaatattcttaacataaaaaggaatactttttcatggatgacccaaataagagatctgtctcacaaaatacgactcgcgAGACCgcctcatacaagtttttgttatCTTTTAGTTAACTAGCAAAAAAGCATGTGCATCCGCACGTGAACCCATATTCtaaataactaaaaaataaattaatattaaaaatatttttaatctttgcATAACGTGatcaaatccataaaacaaCATTTCGTTCGGAAAAAGATAGATCAAAACAAATTATAAGAATTTGGAATAATGATTTATCAGATTAAGTACTAAATTGAACtaaaataacaatacaaatacaatgatgtgaaatgatttgaattgattaagcaatataagagtgtaaatataattatatgaatatattttaattaattaaacaatataagagtggaagaaaatattttagtatatgatgttgatatttatctactcattatatcaattaattgataaatatgtTCCTAAAATGTAAAAATTACATCTTGAAAATCTAAAATAGTACTTACTTATAATTTGGAATAATTAAGAACATATGACaacaatttttcattttaagttttattctaagagtattaatttttattgtgaatatcggtacggttgactcgtctcacatataaaaatcgtgagacattctcacaagagacttactctacaCCAACATAACTTCCAATTTAGTTATGTTAACGTtatactaataattatttgtagGAACATCTTGCTCTTACTCTTTTTGACTCATTTGtgtcattttttaaaacaattttataaTACTTTTATCTATGTACCATTTGACTCTACTTTTTTTTCAACATATAATAGATACCaccattgattttttttttttaaaaaaataagctGAAAAAGTATCAATTGTGATAAAATTTGTGAATaagctcaatttttttttttaaattaagtgtttgttgattttttttatttaatgtgtGTTTACCTTTTTGTCAATATAATTGTCATTATATACTTGTATGTAAATAACTctacaaatacaaataaaatgtcatgacattattgttatgattgagtactatttgataatatataaatatgaggagacttaaataaaatagaatctatgagagtaattaaaacaattaatcattcaatttattttatttattatcaaaattagTGGGAAAAAACTtatgaaaaaattgattgattttctacatatttctttctcatTTTAGCAATTGTACAACAATATTTTTCTAGCATCACATCATCCGATGTATGTGGATAAACGATTCATTtgtccacacttttataggtatttattattcaaatttattaattttttattaatattatttaaattcacaattaaatttagatttataatatattatatttgttcatgcatttagaaattaatagtttgacaaaataaatttaaaattttgattaaatataattttattttcaattcaaattttgtatttaatttaaaagtaataatgattattttaatttttaattttttcatttgtcaatatttaatttagaatttatttgaatGACTCTTCGTTCAAAGCACTCAGATACTTTATCATGAGTcattcatatatataattttttgaagtttttttttaaatctaattatattaaaatttatttttaataattcattgaattcaaatgatagtgaaatagaacaataaataacataattaatttaatttagaatttaaatgaAAGTCCAAGAAAGTTAttaaaatggaaaaaataattgatattaatattaagtaaatttaatagtatgttttttttaaaaagtagctcaaacatttaaaaacatggacATGACTTATTTGctacatataaattaaaatatgaatataacTCAACTTTATTTACAACAATTAGAAAAATTTCTATCATCCAcacatttatatgtatataatatataattaaataaatttttttaataaaatatgacttaattaaatattattagaaTGAAAGAAAGATAAGAGAAGAAAgtcaaaatcacaaaatcataaccataaaacatggttaattagtattaattattaattaataaactaaATGTGAAACTACCTCATATGTTACTTAATAATGAAAATTAGTAAGCATGTAAATGATAATTATGTCCTTTCCCAATTGAAAAAGAAGCTATTAACAGAAAATTTGAATTCGTTTTCATTATATATTTCTATTTTAaggttttttttcttcttattatcgtttgaaaaataaaatcatgtacaCTACTGatgaattctatatatattggaCATTAAAAAGTTACTAAGTTTGAAttagaataaaatataattacttaagtataataatatttttcgaattcaattgattattattaaaaggctATCAATACATTAGATTTATATTGTGCTtaactttttcaaatttttcctctttttttgttaattaaaaacaataaaaaaactaatgaaaaaattgattgattttctacatatttttttcttattttatcaaCTGTACAACAATATTTTTCTAGTATCATATCATCCAATGTATGTGGATGAACGATTCTTCGTCCACACTTTTATATGTACTTCtgattcaaatttattaatttttttattaatattatttatattcacAATTTaggtttataaaatattatatttgttcatgcatttaaaaattaatagtttgacaaaataaatttaaaattttgattaaatataattttattttcaattcaattcattttatttagtttaaaaataatactgattatttaatttttttgtttcttcatttatcaatattaaatttagaacgaaaattattaaaatgaaaaaaataattgatattaatattaagtaaatttaatagtatgtttatttaaaattagctCAAACATTTAATAACCTGGAGAAGAAAGtcaaaaaacacaaaataataaccataaaatatggttaattagtattaattattaattaattgaataaatgtgaaattaccacatatgttacctaataatgaaaataagtaaATATGTGAAGGGTAATAATGTCCGTTCACAATGAGAAAACTTTTCTactatccacacttttatagagATATAGATTATATGAATCGATCGTATGACTCGATGCTCGGCGATACCAATTGGTGGATTTAACCATAGAAGATTTGCcaatatacaaaaataaaaatatcgtGTTTCAATCACTCTCTCGTGGATAAATATAGATgatgtaattatattttttaaaataagaataaaatagtaaaccaaaataataaaaatctgggTTGGCccatatcttttttttttgtttggttGTAAATTTTTTAGGAGGAGAAGAAAAATTCAATACggatttgaatattgaattgtaCCTACGGTCACATCGAAGGGGATATCTAGAACCGTAACAGTGTGTTATTCTTTCTTAGATCTCCCGTTCACATTGTGAAAGGCCCTACCGCCAATCACGTGATGCCACGTGTGATACAGGTTGTCAATTTGCGTGTGAAAACTCAAATTTGAAGAAAACCATGCACTTGCCCTTTTTCTGGTTTCCAATTGGGATGGAATCTTAAGGTTTATTCAATcattaaggtttaaaaataggTTATTTGTAAGACGATTTTAcgaatatttatatgtgagacgaatTAATCCTaccaatatttacaataaaatgtaatactcTTAATATaagaagtaatattttttcatggatgacccaaataagagatatgtctcacaaaatactacccgtgagaccgtcttacacaaatttttgtcaatgTTTAACTTGCTTTATGAATGAAATTTTTAGGgtgatttttaaaattcagcatttatgaaaaattagagatTGAAGTTGTATATATGTAACTAAGGTAAGTTTGTATGTATCGATGTGCAATAATTGTTCATATTAAGAGAGTCGATGAATAGTGACAATTGAGTAGTTGTgtgacttgaaaaatatgagttTCACCATTGTGTATATTTCTATGTAAAGATAGAAGGGAAACATGCCTGGAATAATTTATTGTCTTTACTATAATCCAAGAGTATCTAATTTTTATGTTAGTATAGAgatcaaattaaaatattaaattaggaatttttgtttaaataaattgtaTTTTATTCACAAATTATAAGCCTATAATAATATTGCAGTTGAacttttaattcagatttttctgCTGTCATTGACGAGTATCAAAGTGCTTTTATTACATGCAAGTTGATTCTGGATAACATTGTGGTTGAGTTTGAGTGTGTGAATTGGATAGGGTCGAAGGTCTTGGAATGCACTCACTCATATTTATCACAATCAAGAGATATGAAAGTGGATTGGATGCTTTTCACAAGGCTTCAATTAGATGTGCAAAACCTATTATTCAAAGCCGGATTGAGGCAAATCAGCGATGGAAGACGCCCAtgattgatcagttgagattGGTCGTATATTTGAGATATTGTcagcaaaaaaatatttagtgtGGCCGATGTGATTCGCAACTTTCAAGGGAAGGTGACGGGAACGAGGTCAATTTTAAGTGTCCGAGTTCGGTGTTCAATGCAAAACTGGAAGCCGTATGCTTCAGTATAGACTTcagcaaaaaaaaataaaatgtggattttcaaatatatatatacatatttatttcaattcTCTCTTGACAGCGTTTCATGCAGTAACTCAATCAAGAGAACATTTACATTTGGAAAGAAATCATGAGTGAGTTAATTTCAATTTACTTTCTTGGCGTCCAAATCTTGTAAACCATGACTTTAGATTGAAATTTCAActagagtaagtctcttgtgagacggtctcacgaatctttatctgtgagacggattaaccctaccgatattcacaataaaaaagtaatactttttcattgatgacccaaataagagatccgtcttacAAATACGACACATGAGATCGTCTCGTACAAATTTCTGTCTTTTTAACTGATagcttttaattaaaataaataaatcaaactcgattcgATATGATCGTGAACGTGTACGTACCACCACCCACTATTTTTTAGGTGCATATCTACTCATCTacccaaaaatttaaaatttaaaataaaattaaaattagaaaACAAGGGGCTCACAAAAAGACACGCACAGCACAAAACCAAACGAAGCACGAGTGGCTAAAAGTATGCCAAACCAAAAAATTCTAGaatcaaaacataatttcaTGTGTGTCTTAAAAATGTTACCCAAACCACTCATTCCTTCCAGAAAGCcaaacaaattattattaaacCAATAATTCTAGAatcatataattatttattgaataaataataGCATGTGATCCCTAAACAGATGCCATTAATTCCAAGTTGATCCGACAAATAAGGGGAAAGAAATACTTCTTTacttaaaaacattaaaaaaaaattatgtggtACGACATATTAAATACATGAGTTTGTTATAAAATTAGATATAATAATCTCAAATAATAGTTTAAGATATATATTATATCCTTTAATTTTAAgggaaaaaaaatacaaattgaCTCTTACCTTATCCTTAATCTTAAAAttgcaaaataataattatcacTTAATCTCTCTCAAGAGttgaaatataaaataatatttttatagaaatttctttccttcaaaaaacAAATATCACAAAATAACCCACGCgtctatatttttttgttttctttaatATGTCATAAATcaatatttcaaacttttttttttgaaaagtcaatatttcaaattttattttagatgCTACTTATACTTATCTATAGATAGATATATAGAGTTTTGATATGATAATATTAATTATGATACATATGCTAAATATTTATAGAATTGACGTTTATTTATTAGATTTATACGAGGTTATCTCAGTcgatatttatataaatatttatgacGAGTGATTATATAAAAATTTGAGtaagtttcttgtgagacggtatcatgAATCTTTATATATGAGATGAGTCAAGCCTACCGATATTcaccataaaaagtaatacttttttcatggatgatccaaataagagatctgtcaaACAAAATACGATCAATGAGCTcgtcttacacaaatttttacttaaaaatttatatatatatttacataatATATAATCATTTTCGGATTTTTTGACGTAAAAATCATGTAAAGTTTTATTCTTTACTCGTGAATTTCGATGGGGCCCAAGATGCAGATTTAGATCATTACATCTCATTTCACCCATTTATAAATGAGCTCAGATTCTCCATTTCTATATACACAACATTTGTATTCTTATCCTCTGCCTCACCACTACTCTTTAATCGGTACCGACTCCAAAACTGGTTTTCTAACGAGATCTTTCACCGAATCAATGGAAGTTATTCACCCAATCAAGGTAGCGATTCCTACGATTACAAGGCCTAGACCTAATTTGATTCGTTCTCAGAGACTCAGAGTTCCACTCTCCGTATCATGTAAGTTTCTGGGCTTCATGTTCTTTCAATTTTCTCCCAGATCCGTCACCTTTATTTTGAATCAAAACCATTTTCAAGCTTTTTAACAAAAAGGGTTATTTCGTTAAAGGAGCAGCTGCAAAGAtctactgattttttttttaaatgaacgAGAAACTGTATTTGAAATTTCTGTGCTAAACGGTGATTTTACTCGGTTTTCTGGATGATTCTTGGATGATATACTTAGACTTACAGCAGATTACACCACCAAAATCCAGAGAGATTTacccaattttatttttacttgaTTTCAGGCTCCCAGTCAAATTTAAAATCAGAATCGCTCCAAGCTGAAGAATGGTCACTTCTCAAATCCGACTGGCGTGCATTTAGAGCAAGACTAGTCGCCAGCGAACGGACCCTAACAGCTCCGAAATGCCCTTCTCCGCGGGCGGATCCTTTCACTCCGATGGATCAACCCGACCCGGTCGAGGGAAAATGGGCACACCCCATATCCGAGCTCGAGAAAGGCTGCTTACTGATTGCCACAGAGAAGCTCGACACAAACCACATATACAAAAGAACCGTCATCTTGGTGCTATCCGCTGGCCCAACAGGCCTGACGGGTCTCATACTCAACAGGCCATCATTCATGTCCATCAAGGAGATGAAATCGTGGGCCTCTAATATATCCGGCCCGGTTCCAGACGGGCGTCTTCACTTTGGGGGCCCGTTGTTTGAGGGGCTTTTCTTGGTTAACGGCAAACAGAAGCAAAGTGGGGTTTTGGATGAAGTAATGAAGGGATTGTATTATGGGACAATGGAAAGTTTTGATTGTGCGATTGAAACGAAAAGGAATTTGGGTGAAGTTGGGGATTTTAGGTTCTTTGATGGGTATTGTTCTTGGGAGACTGAAGAGTTGAAGGAGGAGATTAGGGCTGGTTATTGGGCCGTATCTGCTTGCAGCCCAAGCGTTATTGGGCAGAGTGGTGCTGGCAATGTTGGGCTTTGGGAGGAAGTTAAGGAGCTAATGGGCCATAGAAAAGTTTGCTAGGTTTTTTTTACTACCTTTCTTGGCAGGCAGAAGGTTTTTGTCTGTGTATAgttttttgtttagattttaggtctatatatatatatatatatatatatataatgtaaaaTGAGGCTTGCAGTTTTTGGTGAGCCAGAATAGAGAAAAATCCCTCTTGTTGATGTAAAATTTTGAGTAAATACAATTTTCTTTGCGAAATCTGAATGTCTCTACAAGTATACTTTGGTCGTACATTAAAAATTTAATGTATATGAACGTATCTTGTCTATCTATACAATCAATAAAAGCAAGAGAGTTTTGGAATAACCACTTTTGATGAAGTCTTTGCTTTAATTCTAAAACGATAAACATTTAACTCTAATAAcatatactattttattttgtgGAGTATGCTTAAAATGTTCATATTTTATAATGTAAAAGAATTATTTTACTACATCTCATGTCATATTTGATTTTGTAGAATATCAAATATGTTTAACGTAATATAAATTTCACAAAAACTCGTTTGAGACAGTCTCACGTGTCAATTTTATAAAACATGTGTTTTATTTTGAGTTACttattttttgttataaatATTGATAAAATTGATCGGTTTTAGAGTAAAGATtcgttaaatatattttatatcgcACACACATAAAGTGTACGTGTGATTGGCTAgtgtaaataaataattgaggGAAGAAAAGTAGCAGAAAACTGAATAAAGCCCGGTGGCTAATAGCATTCTTCTAGAATCAAACAAATCAAATGAGGCCAAAATTGTAACCAAATTATTCCTTCCGGAAAGAGTGCCAAACTACATTACTGGTTACAAGTGGCTACAACTTTGCCAAAACCAAAACCACACATTTATAGAATatcatataattaattaattatatttaacgGATTTAATATTTATCGCAAATTTGGTGATTGTCTCCCATAGAAATTAACATGTGGTGGTTCTTATAAACAAAATCAAGTAATTCTAACCTGATCCAACTATGTTTGGCTGAATGAAAAATTGTGAATTAGCGATGGATTTGGGATCAATCGAAATGATTTAGAACCCATTTTGGTGTTtagtaaaatttgaaattttatttaaaaataatattattttatatttataaattttgaaaagtaGACTACAAAAGTAAGTtataaaaaattacattttttccATAACTCAAATGAAATCTAGCAAAAACAAATGATAATTAGTTAAATCAATTCACATCAAatttcatctcaaatttttaAATGGTGTATAACCAAATATAGAAATCATAAACAATGGCCCCAGTGGAAATGGGTTGAGTGGTACTGGACATTTTGGGCTTTTGGAGAGATTAATAAGCCCACGGGCTTAAAGAGATGCAGATGAAAATGGTAAACAAAAAAGGTCCTACCGGGAGTCGAGCCCACGGGCTTTTGGAGAGATTAATAAGCCCACGGGCTTAAAGAGATGGATATGAAAATGGTAAAACAAAAAGAGGTCCTACCGGGAGTCGAACCCAGGTCGCTGGATTCAAAGTCCAGAGTGCTAACCACTACACCATAGAACCATGTTCTGGTTGTGCATTAAGacatttttatatatagaaatatttttaatattagtgattaattaaacaCTTTACCCAATATTAAATGTAcgatttgaattttgaaaagaaattgaATGCTCAAATCTCGAAAGAACAACGTAAATATCTTCCattctttttttaattaatattacaTGTACAACCAAATTTATACAATAATTCTTATAACACAAACatttcatttatcaaaatctaatgataaattaaatacaaaatctcataagataataacaaaatctcatcaaataattattataaatatggttGTATGATATATTGATGATAATTTTAGCATTACTCGTTCTTTTCTATCgaatttttatgtatatatatagtataCCTTAGAAATTTCCAACTTTTAGTTTCCTTTACAACATAGAAAAATTGTAGCATACATATCAAGTACATGAATGGGCAATGGTGAATCAATTACTTGAATGAGGTAGAATTGTTTCTTGGTTGTTCACTGGAAATTCTTGGATATATATCAATGGTCATAGCGGCAGCCCTTTTCCCAAACGGTAAAACTTGTGGTAAAGTTTCTAGAACCGGGCTATTACTTAGAGAATGAAAAGTTTGGCTACACTACTCTTATCGTCACATGATAAAAGATATAATTTCTGTTGGAAGCatgaaatattattactttttatgtca from Primulina tabacum isolate GXHZ01 chromosome 3, ASM2559414v2, whole genome shotgun sequence encodes:
- the LOC142539574 gene encoding uncharacterized protein LOC142539574 — translated: MSSDSPFLYTQHLYSYPLPHHYSLIGTDSKTGFLTRSFTESMEVIHPIKVAIPTITRPRPNLIRSQRLRVPLSVSCSQSNLKSESLQAEEWSLLKSDWRAFRARLVASERTLTAPKCPSPRADPFTPMDQPDPVEGKWAHPISELEKGCLLIATEKLDTNHIYKRTVILVLSAGPTGLTGLILNRPSFMSIKEMKSWASNISGPVPDGRLHFGGPLFEGLFLVNGKQKQSGVLDEVMKGLYYGTMESFDCAIETKRNLGEVGDFRFFDGYCSWETEELKEEIRAGYWAVSACSPSVIGQSGAGNVGLWEEVKELMGHRKVC